The following coding sequences lie in one Mycobacterium sp. DL440 genomic window:
- a CDS encoding putative bifunctional diguanylate cyclase/phosphodiesterase, with translation MRRYLVPGSLELLVTSVATQLMAVDAATSVSVSQQVLAELVSFFDVDVSFLRHNDHEAHATRLVAEWPPRPLDSPTDPIAVIHFADADPVFAMAEHLKEPAVFRPEPATDDYQRTIEAGRHIPTTSMACVPLLSGDITTGVLGFVKFGDREWLPAELNALKAIASLFAQVQARIEAEDRLRYLADHDHLTGLYNRRALMAHLQARLAPGQPGPVVVMFFDLDRLKAINDYLGHTAGDAFISILAERLQRGDDQPKLIARLGGDEFVVVPAASMTVEAATALAYRLQSVLRERVTIEGEMLTRTVSIGLAEGMPGRDSTSDLLNRADHAVLTAKSSGGNRVAVFSDAMAMEIDFRNDIELHLQSVIESGALVLHYLPEIDMRTGEVLAAEALVRWQHPTRGLLSPDSFIGVAESINLAGELGRWVLRNACAEFARWRSNGVGRNIVLRINVSPVQLVTDGFVESVAGVMKEFRLPRGSVCLEITESIVVQDIETTRSTLTGLHKVGVQVAIDDFGTGYSALSLLKSLPVDTLKIDRSFVAGLGSDPGDLPIVRAVIALAGAFGLQLVAEGVETERAALTLLRHGCYRAQGFLLSKPILGPEMAALLARGRVPVHFSAAPRT, from the coding sequence ATGCGGAGGTATCTGGTGCCAGGCAGCCTCGAACTGCTCGTTACGTCGGTCGCGACACAGCTCATGGCCGTCGACGCGGCAACGTCGGTTTCGGTGAGCCAACAGGTGCTCGCCGAGCTGGTCTCGTTCTTCGACGTGGACGTGAGCTTCCTGCGTCACAACGATCACGAGGCCCATGCGACACGGCTGGTGGCCGAGTGGCCGCCGCGTCCGCTCGACTCTCCGACCGACCCGATCGCCGTCATCCACTTCGCCGATGCCGACCCGGTTTTCGCGATGGCCGAGCATCTCAAGGAACCGGCGGTGTTCCGTCCGGAACCCGCCACCGACGACTACCAGCGCACGATCGAGGCCGGACGTCACATCCCGACCACCTCGATGGCGTGCGTGCCGCTGTTGTCCGGCGACATCACCACCGGGGTCCTGGGTTTCGTCAAGTTCGGCGACCGCGAGTGGCTACCCGCAGAGCTCAACGCGCTCAAGGCGATTGCGTCGTTGTTCGCTCAGGTGCAGGCCCGCATCGAGGCTGAAGACCGGTTGCGTTACCTCGCCGATCACGACCACCTGACCGGGCTGTACAACCGCCGGGCGCTGATGGCGCACCTGCAAGCCCGGCTGGCCCCCGGTCAGCCCGGGCCCGTGGTGGTGATGTTCTTCGACCTCGACCGGCTGAAGGCAATCAACGACTACCTGGGCCATACCGCGGGAGATGCGTTCATCAGCATCCTGGCCGAACGGTTACAGCGCGGGGACGACCAACCCAAGCTCATCGCGCGACTCGGCGGTGACGAGTTCGTCGTCGTCCCTGCGGCATCGATGACCGTCGAGGCGGCCACCGCACTCGCCTATCGACTCCAGTCGGTGCTGCGCGAACGGGTGACCATCGAAGGCGAGATGCTCACCCGCACCGTCAGCATCGGCCTGGCCGAAGGAATGCCGGGCCGGGACTCCACCTCCGATCTGCTCAACCGAGCCGACCACGCGGTGCTGACCGCCAAGAGCTCAGGCGGCAATCGGGTCGCGGTGTTCTCCGATGCAATGGCGATGGAGATCGACTTCCGCAACGACATCGAGTTGCACCTGCAGAGCGTGATCGAGAGCGGCGCGCTCGTGCTGCACTACCTGCCCGAGATCGACATGCGTACCGGCGAGGTGCTGGCCGCCGAAGCCCTGGTCCGCTGGCAGCACCCGACCCGAGGCCTGCTATCCCCCGACTCTTTCATCGGTGTGGCCGAATCCATAAACCTGGCAGGAGAATTGGGGCGCTGGGTGCTCCGGAACGCGTGCGCCGAGTTCGCCCGGTGGCGGTCCAACGGTGTCGGCCGCAACATCGTGCTCCGGATCAACGTGTCGCCGGTGCAGCTGGTGACCGACGGATTCGTCGAATCGGTGGCCGGCGTCATGAAGGAGTTCCGCCTGCCCCGCGGATCGGTCTGTCTGGAGATCACCGAGAGCATCGTGGTGCAGGACATCGAAACCACCCGCTCGACACTGACCGGACTGCACAAGGTGGGCGTGCAGGTGGCCATCGATGACTTCGGCACCGGCTACAGCGCGCTGTCGCTGTTGAAGTCCCTGCCGGTGGACACCCTCAAGATCGACCGCAGCTTTGTCGCCGGACTCGGTTCGGACCCGGGCGATCTACCGATCGTGCGTGCGGTGATCGCCTTGGCCGGAGCTTTCGGCCTCCAACTGGTGGCAGAGGGCGTGGAGACCGAACGTGCCGCGTTGACGCTGTTGCGGCACGGCTGCTACCGCGCCCAGGGCTTCTTGCTGTCCAAACCGATCCTCGGCCCCGAGATGGCCGCGCTACTGGCCAGAGGGCGGGTGCCGGTGCACTTCTCAGCTGCGCCGCGCACGTGA
- a CDS encoding DMT family transporter, with product MSVRGWLLLSAMSIIWGIPYLLIKIAVEGVSVPVLVLARTAIGAAVLLPLVMSRAAWAPVLRHWRPVLAFAFFEIIAAWFLLSDAERHLSSSLTGLLIATAPIIAAVLDRLTGGERLSAKRITGLGVGLSGVALLAGPGLTGGHGWSIAEVLLVATCYAIAPLIAGRYLGDVPALPLTAACLSVAALIYITPALTTWPDPMPSHRVLVALAALAVVCTALAFVVFFALIREVGGARALVFTYVNPAVALAAGVIVLGEPLTVYNVAGLALILAGSVLATRTTRDPDPQTEAEVSRAGPR from the coding sequence ATGAGCGTGCGGGGCTGGCTGCTGCTGAGCGCGATGAGCATCATCTGGGGTATCCCGTACCTCCTGATTAAAATCGCCGTCGAAGGCGTGTCGGTGCCCGTGCTGGTCCTGGCCCGCACCGCCATTGGCGCGGCAGTCTTGTTGCCGCTGGTGATGTCGCGCGCGGCCTGGGCGCCGGTGCTGCGGCATTGGCGGCCCGTGCTCGCCTTCGCGTTCTTCGAGATCATCGCGGCGTGGTTCCTGCTCTCCGATGCCGAACGCCACCTGAGCAGCTCGTTGACGGGCCTGTTGATCGCCACCGCCCCGATCATCGCCGCGGTTCTCGATCGGCTCACCGGTGGAGAACGGTTGAGCGCCAAGCGGATTACGGGACTCGGGGTTGGTCTATCCGGTGTGGCGCTGCTCGCCGGGCCAGGGCTGACGGGTGGGCATGGCTGGTCGATCGCCGAAGTGCTGCTGGTGGCAACCTGTTACGCGATCGCTCCGCTGATCGCCGGGCGCTACCTGGGCGACGTGCCCGCCCTTCCGTTGACCGCGGCCTGCCTGTCCGTCGCGGCACTGATCTACATCACGCCGGCGCTGACCACCTGGCCGGACCCGATGCCGTCGCACCGCGTACTGGTGGCCCTGGCCGCACTCGCCGTGGTCTGCACGGCATTGGCATTCGTCGTGTTCTTCGCGCTGATCCGCGAGGTCGGAGGTGCGCGGGCACTCGTGTTCACCTACGTCAACCCGGCCGTCGCCCTGGCCGCCGGGGTCATCGTGCTGGGCGAGCCGCTGACCGTCTACAACGTGGCCGGCTTGGCGCTGATCCTCGCCGGATCGGTCCTGGCGACCCGCACGACTCGCGATCCCGATCCGCAGACCGAAGCCGAAGTCAGCCGCGCCGGCCCGCGCTGA
- a CDS encoding ScbR family autoregulator-binding transcription factor: MARQARSELTRQKIITAAVDLFSAHGYPATGLGDIIARAEMTKGALYYHFDSKESLAEAIIDDGGAAMLTTFRAIAESSSPALENTIHGLFVVADFTRSDKVSQIGMQLLRTFSGINAAATRVYTSWLDELTEQLTQAADEGDLREGLDIAAAAEVILGSMLGAEALSRATTTGTDLRERVARTWNLLLPAIVSPESLDYFREFLSRESLRRAKAAG, translated from the coding sequence ATGGCACGCCAGGCTCGATCCGAGCTGACCCGGCAGAAAATCATCACCGCCGCCGTCGACCTGTTCAGCGCGCACGGCTATCCGGCAACAGGGCTCGGCGACATCATCGCGCGGGCCGAGATGACCAAGGGTGCGCTGTACTACCACTTCGATTCCAAGGAGTCCCTGGCCGAGGCAATCATCGACGATGGCGGCGCCGCCATGCTGACCACGTTCCGCGCCATCGCCGAATCCTCTTCGCCGGCTTTGGAAAACACCATCCACGGATTGTTCGTCGTGGCCGACTTCACCCGGTCGGACAAGGTCTCCCAGATCGGTATGCAACTGCTACGGACGTTCAGCGGGATCAATGCCGCCGCCACCCGGGTGTACACGAGCTGGCTCGACGAGCTCACCGAACAACTGACCCAGGCCGCCGATGAAGGCGACCTGCGGGAAGGTCTGGATATCGCGGCTGCCGCCGAGGTGATCCTGGGCTCCATGTTGGGTGCCGAGGCACTGTCGCGGGCCACCACGACGGGCACCGACCTACGTGAACGCGTGGCCCGCACCTGGAATCTGCTGCTGCCCGCGATCGTCAGCCCGGAGTCGCTGGACTACTTCCGTGAGTTTCTCTCACGCGAATCGCTGCGGCGTGCGAAGGCCGCGGGATAG
- a CDS encoding FAD-dependent oxidoreductase: protein MAYVITQNCCKDASCVPVCPVDCIRPAEGGLDSMSAEMLYIDPESCIDCGACFEECPVGAIHYEEDLPGELQRFKDLNAAYFKRHPLEPVTVPTATSRSRVDPGSLRVAIVGSGPAACYAAAELIDVDGVEINLFERLPTPFGLIRAGVAPDHQHTKSVVDIFERVFTSSRFASHFNVEVGRTLNHDELLAHHHAVIYAVGAATSRRLGIEGEDLMGHHAAAEFVGWYNGHPDHAAHQFDLSGERAVIVGNGNVALDVARVLLMDRVALAATDIAQHTLDALADSAIREVVILARRDIGHAAFSAGEFLALGHLEGVDIIVDPEDLPADDEHDDVETSFKLAIAREYAERPPTPGNKRVVFRFGATPVAIVGADRAEGIVISTDRCGTGVLETSLILRSIGYRGLPIAGLPYDEDSGIVPNDSGRVVDGAPVPGTYVTGWIKRGPRGVIGTNRLCAEQTVAQLWADFDAGLLTRDVEDRESLDALLAARGADPVGWPGWRAIDAAERDRGVQAARPRVKFVSVEEMLSAGRRG from the coding sequence ATGGCTTACGTGATCACGCAGAACTGCTGCAAGGACGCCAGTTGTGTTCCGGTGTGTCCGGTGGACTGCATCCGTCCGGCGGAGGGCGGGCTGGATTCCATGTCGGCCGAGATGCTCTACATCGATCCGGAATCGTGCATCGACTGTGGAGCGTGCTTCGAGGAGTGCCCGGTGGGCGCGATCCACTACGAAGAGGACTTGCCCGGTGAACTGCAGCGGTTCAAGGACCTCAATGCCGCGTACTTCAAGCGCCATCCGCTAGAGCCGGTGACGGTACCGACGGCCACATCTCGCTCGCGGGTCGACCCGGGATCGCTACGGGTCGCCATCGTCGGTTCCGGACCGGCCGCCTGCTACGCCGCCGCCGAGTTGATCGATGTCGACGGTGTGGAGATCAACCTGTTCGAGCGACTACCCACGCCGTTCGGCCTGATCCGGGCGGGCGTGGCCCCCGACCACCAGCACACCAAGTCGGTGGTCGACATCTTCGAGCGCGTGTTCACGAGCTCACGGTTCGCCAGCCATTTCAACGTCGAGGTTGGCCGGACCCTCAATCATGATGAACTCCTCGCTCATCACCACGCGGTGATCTACGCGGTGGGGGCGGCCACCAGTCGGCGGCTGGGTATCGAGGGCGAGGATCTGATGGGGCACCACGCTGCGGCCGAGTTCGTCGGTTGGTACAACGGCCACCCCGACCACGCTGCGCACCAGTTCGATCTGTCGGGTGAGCGGGCGGTCATTGTGGGGAACGGCAACGTCGCCCTCGACGTCGCTCGGGTGTTGCTCATGGACCGGGTCGCGCTGGCGGCCACCGACATCGCCCAGCACACCCTGGATGCCTTGGCCGACAGCGCGATCCGGGAAGTCGTGATCCTGGCGCGACGCGATATCGGTCACGCCGCGTTCTCGGCGGGGGAGTTCCTGGCCCTTGGCCACCTCGAGGGCGTCGACATCATCGTCGACCCCGAGGATCTGCCCGCCGACGACGAGCACGACGACGTCGAAACTTCGTTCAAGCTCGCCATCGCCCGGGAGTACGCCGAGCGCCCCCCGACGCCGGGGAACAAGCGCGTGGTGTTCCGGTTCGGCGCCACCCCGGTCGCCATCGTCGGTGCCGACCGGGCCGAAGGGATCGTGATCAGCACTGACCGATGCGGTACCGGAGTGCTCGAGACGTCGCTGATCCTGCGTTCGATCGGATACCGCGGACTGCCGATCGCGGGCCTGCCCTACGACGAGGACTCCGGGATCGTGCCCAACGATTCCGGTCGAGTCGTCGACGGTGCACCGGTGCCCGGCACCTATGTGACCGGCTGGATCAAGCGCGGACCGCGTGGTGTCATCGGCACAAACCGGTTGTGTGCCGAGCAGACGGTGGCCCAGCTGTGGGCGGATTTCGATGCCGGTCTGTTGACGCGTGACGTCGAAGATCGCGAGTCGCTCGATGCGCTGTTGGCCGCTCGGGGAGCAGACCCGGTCGGCTGGCCAGGATGGCGCGCGATCGATGCCGCCGAACGGGACCGTGGTGTCCAGGCGGCACGGCCGCGGGTGAAATTCGTGTCGGTCGAGGAGATGCTCAGCGCGGGCCGGCGCGGCTGA
- a CDS encoding FAD-binding protein: MWDDEVDVVCCGSGFGALAAAVAAADAGLDVHIVRPGAPRSLTPGPETSWLGVGVEDPETREYFDALSADLKPLADAEYDTALMVRAVSEWTPVSGRGRIAPFYGARLQDWAQRCLTSPYGVLYTRLADRGTTSMTSGTGEEIQVKMLGALEAEPATGTAAVLGDWLSAQVHDRQIPTVDNATLQRLVFEEGEVLGAVIDTADGPLALRAHHGVAISTEPHGASTSVAAQLIEPGKLVQVGLVGYSASRFGRLELLEVGRGGAVSGYCSSGGVHDSKRESYRSRARRS, encoded by the coding sequence ATGTGGGATGACGAAGTCGACGTCGTTTGCTGTGGCTCGGGCTTCGGAGCATTGGCCGCAGCCGTAGCGGCGGCGGATGCCGGGCTTGACGTGCATATCGTGCGTCCGGGAGCCCCTCGATCGCTAACGCCCGGACCGGAGACATCGTGGTTGGGTGTGGGCGTCGAGGATCCCGAGACCCGCGAGTACTTCGATGCCCTGTCGGCGGACCTGAAACCTCTCGCTGACGCCGAGTACGACACCGCCCTGATGGTCCGGGCGGTCAGTGAATGGACCCCCGTTTCCGGACGTGGCCGGATCGCGCCGTTCTACGGTGCTCGGCTGCAGGACTGGGCACAGCGATGCCTGACTTCTCCCTACGGCGTGCTCTACACGCGGTTGGCGGACCGCGGTACCACCTCGATGACGTCCGGCACCGGTGAGGAAATCCAGGTCAAGATGCTGGGCGCGCTGGAGGCCGAGCCGGCCACAGGCACCGCAGCGGTGCTCGGTGACTGGTTGTCGGCCCAGGTACACGACCGGCAGATCCCGACCGTGGACAACGCCACCCTGCAGCGCCTCGTGTTCGAGGAGGGCGAAGTACTGGGCGCGGTGATCGATACCGCAGACGGTCCGTTGGCCCTGCGGGCCCACCATGGCGTGGCCATATCGACGGAACCTCATGGTGCCTCGACCTCGGTGGCTGCTCAGCTCATTGAACCCGGCAAGCTCGTGCAGGTGGGCCTGGTCGGTTACAGCGCGAGCCGATTCGGCCGACTGGAACTGTTGGAGGTCGGGCGGGGCGGAGCGGTATCGGGCTATTGCAGCTCCGGCGGGGTGCACGACTCGAAGCGTGAGTCGTATCGATCACGTGCGCGGCGCAGCTGA
- a CDS encoding acyl-CoA dehydrogenase family protein, translating into MDLKWSTSDQEFRDEVRDFLAKNLTPELRRAGQLMTSVYADHDASMAWQKVLHERGWAAPAWPVEHGGCDWSLTQHYIFSRESTLAGAPSLSPMGIRMVAHAIIKFGTPAQKDYFLPGILTGEVFFCQGYSEPEAGSDLAALSMAAVTDGDDLVCTGSKIWTTHAQEANWMFALVRTTRGAKKQQGITFVLIDMSSPGIEIRPLVMTSGEEVQNQVFFDEVRVPKSNVIGTIDDGWTVAKYLLEFERGGGANAPALQVLGDEISAVASEQPGPNGGRLIDDPAFSRRLADARIRTDVLEILEYQVLAAVAEGGHPGTASSMLKILSTELSQTLTELSMEAAGPLARAYQPHATFPGGPVAEYEPPADGYHSGAPWQAVAPLRYFNDRAGSIYAGSNEIQRNILAKAELGL; encoded by the coding sequence ATGGACCTGAAGTGGTCGACGAGCGACCAGGAATTCCGCGACGAGGTTCGCGACTTTCTCGCCAAGAATCTGACTCCCGAGCTCCGCCGCGCGGGCCAGTTGATGACCAGCGTGTATGCCGATCACGACGCCAGCATGGCCTGGCAGAAGGTCCTCCACGAGCGGGGATGGGCAGCTCCGGCCTGGCCGGTGGAACACGGCGGCTGCGATTGGAGCCTGACCCAGCACTACATCTTCAGCCGCGAATCGACCCTGGCCGGCGCCCCGTCGCTCTCACCCATGGGCATCCGCATGGTGGCTCACGCCATCATCAAATTCGGTACACCGGCGCAGAAGGACTACTTCCTTCCCGGCATCCTCACCGGCGAGGTGTTCTTCTGCCAGGGCTACTCCGAGCCCGAGGCCGGCTCGGACCTGGCCGCGCTGTCGATGGCAGCGGTGACCGACGGGGACGACCTGGTGTGCACCGGCAGCAAGATCTGGACCACCCACGCCCAGGAAGCCAACTGGATGTTCGCGCTGGTGCGCACCACCCGTGGCGCCAAGAAACAGCAGGGCATCACGTTCGTGCTGATCGACATGAGCTCCCCCGGCATCGAAATCCGTCCGCTTGTCATGACTTCCGGCGAAGAGGTACAGAATCAGGTCTTCTTCGACGAGGTCCGGGTACCGAAGTCCAACGTGATCGGCACGATCGACGACGGCTGGACCGTGGCCAAATATCTGCTGGAATTCGAGCGCGGCGGCGGCGCCAACGCGCCCGCCCTGCAGGTGCTGGGCGACGAAATCTCGGCGGTCGCCTCCGAACAACCCGGTCCCAACGGTGGCCGGCTGATCGACGACCCGGCGTTCAGCCGCAGGCTCGCCGACGCCCGGATCCGCACCGACGTATTGGAAATCCTGGAGTACCAGGTGCTGGCCGCGGTCGCCGAGGGCGGTCATCCCGGCACGGCGTCGTCGATGCTCAAGATCCTGAGCACCGAACTGAGCCAGACGCTGACCGAACTGTCCATGGAGGCCGCCGGCCCGCTGGCCCGTGCCTACCAACCGCACGCCACCTTCCCGGGCGGTCCGGTGGCCGAGTACGAGCCGCCCGCCGACGGCTATCACAGCGGAGCACCGTGGCAGGCGGTCGCGCCACTGCGCTACTTCAACGACCGGGCCGGATCGATCTACGCCGGTAGCAACGAAATTCAGCGAAACATCCTCGCCAAGGCAGAACTGGGGCTCTAG
- a CDS encoding PAS domain-containing protein yields MTLLQNLPALVVLERFPVPVLAIAEDGTILFANSAFGEMVGRCADAVKNMPFAEVFHSLPADESAVSVMRANAGLLVDLVHHDGSIVRARMSKSALLRGDDPVALATFEDLTEQLWADEL; encoded by the coding sequence ATGACACTGCTGCAGAACCTGCCTGCCCTGGTGGTGCTGGAGAGGTTCCCGGTGCCGGTGTTGGCGATCGCCGAAGACGGCACCATCCTCTTCGCGAACAGCGCTTTCGGCGAGATGGTGGGTCGCTGCGCCGACGCGGTCAAGAACATGCCGTTTGCTGAGGTGTTTCACTCACTGCCCGCCGACGAGTCGGCGGTGTCGGTGATGCGCGCCAATGCCGGCCTGCTCGTCGATCTCGTCCATCACGACGGGTCGATCGTGCGGGCGCGGATGAGCAAATCGGCGCTGTTGCGCGGCGATGATCCGGTGGCCTTGGCGACGTTCGAGGACCTCACCGAGCAGCTGTGGGCCGACGAGCTGTAG
- a CDS encoding TetR family transcriptional regulator — MVTEQLDRRAELTRLQILQAAARQFARTPYSLVSLDDILADANVTKGALYFHFRSKHALAVSIVEHRTERARKAIEDVLARNLSGAETLIDLSGLVAAEDIGDPIARACLNLVESIGRADDLGPRVLNEWVQGFAGIAKRAIGEGDFTAETDPEAVARLLVSIYLGVRQTSDLDDPARFLTDLEHSWLLAMAGFVEPDRLGYLKQFIRRRTAVGIKKAAPLRHRTK, encoded by the coding sequence GTGGTGACTGAGCAGCTCGACCGGCGAGCAGAGCTGACCCGCCTCCAGATCCTGCAGGCGGCGGCGCGACAGTTCGCCCGCACTCCCTACAGCCTGGTCAGCCTCGACGACATCCTGGCCGACGCCAACGTCACCAAGGGCGCGCTGTACTTCCACTTCCGGTCCAAGCACGCACTGGCGGTCTCGATCGTCGAACACCGGACCGAGCGCGCCCGGAAGGCAATCGAGGACGTCCTGGCCCGCAACCTGTCCGGAGCGGAGACATTGATCGATCTCTCGGGCCTGGTTGCCGCTGAAGACATCGGTGACCCCATCGCCCGGGCCTGCCTGAACCTCGTCGAATCCATCGGCCGGGCCGACGACCTGGGCCCGCGGGTGCTGAACGAATGGGTGCAGGGCTTCGCCGGCATCGCCAAACGGGCCATCGGCGAAGGCGATTTCACCGCTGAGACAGACCCCGAGGCGGTCGCCCGGTTGTTGGTGTCGATATACCTGGGCGTGCGTCAGACCAGTGACCTCGACGATCCAGCGCGGTTTCTCACCGACCTCGAGCACAGCTGGCTGCTGGCGATGGCCGGGTTCGTCGAGCCAGACCGGCTCGGCTACCTCAAACAATTCATCCGGCGACGCACCGCAGTGGGCATCAAGAAGGCGGCGCCACTGCGCCACCGCACAAAGTGA
- a CDS encoding acyl-CoA dehydrogenase family protein has product MDFNLTNEQELLSDGLTKFLASRYDLTSSRAAAKTGPGWQPEIWRGFADELGILGATLPEEAGGIGGGPVETMVIAEALGHALVIEPFVDTVVVAGGLLHRSGGAGAAALLEDIVAGSAIVALAATEPISGDNWRDVSTTARRDGDEWVLDGSKVMAVDAPLATHLLVTARTSGERADTDGISLFLVEIASLTTGFTAHPYRTVDDRRASDLTFSDVRLPAGALLGTEGQAWPSLDLARDEGAAAVCAEAVGGMRKVLADTVEYCKQRQQFGLPIGSFQALQHRMVDMHMEVEQASAAVYLAVLNLDAEPAQRAKAVSAAKATIGRAARFVGQNAVQLHGGMGMTEELAIGHYFKRLTAVQYEFGSTDYHVSRYAELTRA; this is encoded by the coding sequence ATGGACTTCAACCTGACCAACGAACAGGAACTCCTGAGCGACGGGCTGACCAAGTTCCTGGCCAGTCGCTACGACCTGACATCGAGCCGTGCCGCGGCCAAGACCGGCCCGGGATGGCAGCCCGAGATCTGGCGTGGCTTCGCCGACGAACTCGGCATCCTGGGCGCCACCCTGCCCGAGGAGGCCGGTGGCATCGGTGGTGGCCCGGTCGAAACCATGGTCATCGCTGAAGCTTTGGGCCACGCCCTGGTCATCGAGCCTTTTGTGGATACCGTGGTGGTGGCCGGTGGTCTGCTGCACCGGTCCGGTGGCGCGGGCGCGGCCGCCCTGTTGGAGGACATCGTGGCGGGTTCAGCCATCGTCGCGCTGGCGGCCACCGAGCCGATTTCCGGGGACAACTGGCGCGACGTGTCCACCACCGCGCGCCGAGACGGCGACGAGTGGGTGCTCGACGGCTCCAAGGTGATGGCCGTCGACGCACCGCTGGCCACCCACCTGCTGGTGACCGCGCGTACCTCGGGGGAACGCGCCGACACCGACGGGATCTCCCTGTTCCTGGTCGAGATCGCCTCGTTGACAACGGGATTCACCGCTCATCCATATCGCACAGTGGACGACCGCCGGGCGTCGGACCTGACGTTCTCCGACGTCCGGTTGCCTGCCGGGGCGTTATTGGGGACCGAGGGTCAGGCCTGGCCGTCGCTGGACCTGGCCCGTGACGAGGGGGCGGCGGCGGTCTGCGCCGAGGCCGTGGGCGGAATGCGCAAGGTGCTGGCCGACACGGTCGAGTACTGCAAACAGCGCCAGCAGTTCGGCCTGCCCATCGGTAGCTTCCAGGCGTTGCAGCACCGGATGGTCGACATGCACATGGAGGTCGAACAGGCTTCAGCGGCGGTGTATCTCGCCGTGCTGAACCTCGATGCCGAACCCGCGCAACGGGCCAAGGCCGTATCGGCGGCAAAGGCCACCATCGGCCGGGCCGCGCGCTTCGTCGGGCAGAACGCCGTGCAGTTGCACGGAGGCATGGGGATGACCGAGGAACTGGCGATCGGTCACTACTTCAAGCGGCTCACCGCGGTGCAGTACGAGTTCGGGTCAACCGATTACCACGTCTCCCGCTACGCGGAGCTGACCCGGGCCTGA